One window from the genome of Anguilla rostrata isolate EN2019 chromosome 5, ASM1855537v3, whole genome shotgun sequence encodes:
- the LOC135255329 gene encoding alpha-protein kinase 3-like isoform X2, producing MSSRRPMTRAFSANGRLGSINEDDMPPPSGRPDSRNYLLNVRPENRSTLCSVMAQLTEETQPSFDTTLKSKAVSEDSNVKFSCEISGYPVPELTWYKDDMQLDRYCGLPKYEIFRNGKVHTLHIYNCTIEDAAIYQASARNSKGIVSCSGVLEVGDMNEFKIHQQFFNKLKQKADSKRKELEESRRRERGKENVQATVPGQPHTLTPERPPRKRRSPSEPGLRVPPVPRVREPEAEARTQAEARLHDGAREEGTEQPKAAVEIPNGFPADARVTPISDLTKEAEQENGNQDLTYIYETVEIVTTTRRPTKEPLATKRPKISNGVAGGEVSSGTVQGQESKKDEREEGGMSLAQYLAESSKSQECENKQDSEQEVMEVDVAVSPEKEKVAQTAPLEEVHSDAQKPASKQPEPPNSQGSLSSVFFSIRDMFFGSKNNDAIKTADDAPQQNHVTTAEKEPPSVPLQPDPKTHGRGLDGQAEDFKTPVGEIIQMDTKEQVEPPSGALREAPPGLPISTSPALVVEEPGEMAGVAAHLLHRPAGGQMQAEEAGGALEAPHVPAVPLVSEVAEDHMQTEWNLGSSVQDMVTPLRELDKVPGVFTSAVGQATTDVGETDTLHDHDQTDPSEPPCSVQPHSRGSGEISMDTKADQQKLGPQNIGGPDGTAEYKDSPTVNTDAVKEGVSHAKTNVVESEDGISQVNSSDLVQDNVEMREKESPLSTAQKMEVETIPEKQEKWRKDVTDKLITVQPMTVELKLPDVSQLEETMTVVPEVNIPLPRIPDVTVTPHLTPPNPECIVPELPQEETVICVPKTYILESPTEHTSVHEKSGPQLLATLDIASVESDPASIIENIRKQEVLSTQQISQQDQEQTVPKEKAAQKNIDKTENETSIPVINVCLSEDSVLWFDPEPHKVKYPTESKPAVEESSKVPTFVVPPISVISADSPPESNNISKDRVKEIESTSPLVHGVNTDVDLKKRCESPSLVGKEDIGPPASVCEKITDVKEPAKPLVIGVPPESIIFSQSDTTDVSSSDTLMKKTPPLISCLEQEKPQKESQTTVEPQSFVDQLQKDKSAIEKLTLAGPEQPMLSPTTLRRFAAKGLSGLEAPVLMAVPAIQVDNFPSGEEQAEEVTGGESPPAVPSCETSPRLRRKDSPTLIPSATPEELASGARRKIFLAKSKGEVSEGAEKEELQKRRTLSQEQEQPYMSPNQSRKSAFLQTSTGQQTPPTERRSPHLNRKKATLEVPKRPEELVEETDSTKTDDKPAEKETLNPFKAPQVIRKIRGEPFPDAVGHLKLWCQFFNVLSDSTIKWYRDEVEIAEVKRSAGDESQVALAIVQTSSRDCGVYTCSIKNEYGTDTTDFLLSADILSNFLLREDLEVGEEIEMTPMIFAKGLADPGYWGDKFFGRIMIQEAHIGEGCAHKACRVKVIYGLEPVFESGSSCIIKVRNPIAYSSKDEISLAEINLETTKKECKLQNTAREYCKVFAAEARAIENFGTALEMLPRYLMYRPANTVPYATVEVDVPGVFQKYCTMDATGGLIMRSASEVEQKCCAFQHWIHQWTNGNLLVTQLEGIGMRITNTGVATKLKGYQGLPDSWNPQVFEQFAVQHQCNYYCGLLGLRTLKPIDSQPQPAKIKGSRSPLLNRRAGPSSSPQLPKKGVHSPQSTRKAASSPKVTRKSESGDNGKTTAKPKTAEGPKAVGTR from the exons CTGCACGATCGAAGACGCGGCCATCTACCAGGCATCGGCCCGGAACAGCAAAGGGATTGTCTCCTGCTCCGGCGTGCTGGAGGTCGGCGATATGAACGAGTTTAAGATCCACCAGCAGTTCTTCAACAAGCTCAAGCAGAAGGCCGACAGCAAGcggaaggagctggaggagagccgGCGACGGGAGAGGGGCAAGGAGAACGTGCAGGCCACGGTCCCGGGGCAGCCGCACACCCTCACCCCCGAGCGCCCTCCCAGGAAGCGCAGGTCACCCAGCGAGCCGGGACTCCGGGTGCCTCCTGTCCCGCGGGTCAGGGAGCCTGAGGCCGAGGCGCGCACTCAGGCCGAGGCACGGCTGCACGACGGGGCTAGGGAGGAGGGGACGGAGCAGCCTAAGGCTGCCGTGGAGATACCCAACGGGTTCCCCGCCGACGCCAGGGTGACGCCCATCTCAGACCTGACAAAGGAGGCGGAGCAAGAGAACGGCAACCAGGACCTCACGTACATCTATGAGACGGTGGAGATAGTCACCACCACCAGGCGCCCAACCAAGGAGCCCTTAGCCACAAAGAGACCAAAGATATCTAACGGGGTGGCAGGTGGGGAGGTTAGCAGTGGAACCGTACAGGGGCAGGAAAGCAAGAAGGATGagcgggaggagggaggaatgAGCCTAGCGCAGTATCTTGCGGAGTCCTCGAAGTCACAGGAATGCGAGAATAAGCAGGACTCAGAACAGGAGGTGATGGAAGTAGATGTCGCAGTGTCTCCTGAGAAAGAGAAGGTCGCTCAGACAGCACCCCTGGAAGAGGTACATTCAGATGCCCAGAAACCTGCAAGTAAGCAACCAGAGCCTCCTAATAGCCAAGGATCCCTTTCCTCAGTCTTCTTCTCTATCAGAGACATGTTCTTTGGGAGTAAGAACAATGATGCAATCAAAACAGCCGATGATGCCCCACAACAAAACCATGTTACCACCGCGGAGAAAGAGCCGCCTTCTGTCCCATTACAACCTGACCCTAAAACGCATGGGCGGGGACTGGACGGCCAGGCTGAGGACTTTAAAACACCTGTAGGGGAAATAATACAGATGGATACCAAGGAGCAGGTGGAGCCTCCCTCAGGAGCCCTGAGGGAGGCTCCACCTGGGCTCCCAATTTCCACGAGCCCTGCTCTGGTGGTTGAGGAACCCGGGGAGATGGCCGGGGTTGCAGCCCACCTCCTGCACAGACCAGCTGGGGGCCAGATGCAGGCAGAGGAAGCGGGCGGTGCTTTGGAGGCTCCACATGTACCTGCAGTGCCACTGGTTTCTGAG GTTGCAGAAGACCATATGCAGACAGAGTGGAATTTAGGATCTTCTGTACAGGACATGGTCACACCCCTACGTGAGCTGGACAAAGTGCCAGGAGTGTTTACATCTGCTGTGGGGCAGGCCACAACAGATGTAGGTGAAACGGATACCCTACATGATCATGACCAGACTGACCCAAGTGAGCCGCCATGCAGTGTGCAGCCCCATTCCAGGGGATCAGGTGAAATCTCCATGGATACCAAGGCTGATCAACAGAAATTGGGCCCCCAAAACATAGGAGGCCCGGATGGCACGGCAGAGTATAAAGATTCACCCACAGTCAACACGGATGCAGTAAAAGAAGGGGTCAGTCATGCAAAGACGAATGTGGTAGAAAGTGAAGATGGTATATCCCAGGTGAATTCCTCTGACTTGGTGCAGGATAATGTTGAaatgagggagaaagaaagtCCACTGAGCACAGCTCAGAAAATGGAAGTCGAGACAATTCCAGAGAAGCAAGAGAAATGGAGGAAGGATGTCACTGATAAACTAATCACTGTCCAACCAATGACTGTAGAATTAAAGCTTCCAGATGTTTCACAACTAGAAGAAACAATGACAGTTGTGCCAGAAGTGAATATTCCACTGCCCAGAATCCCTGATGTTACTGTTACACCACATCTCACACCTCCCAATCCAGAATGCATTGTTCCAGAATTGCCACAAGAAGAAACAGTAATTTGTGTCCCAAAGACATATATTTTGGAATCACCAACTGAACACACATCTGTTCATGAAAAATCTGGTCCACAGCTGCTCGCAACTTTGGACATAGCCAGTGTGGAAAGTGATCCAGCTTCCATCATAGAGAACATCAGGAAACAAGAGGTACTTTCAACGCAGCAGATTTCACAGCAAGATCAAGAACAGACAGTGCCCAAGGAAAAGGCTGCTCAGAAGAATATTGacaagacagaaaatgaaacttCTATCCCAGTTATTAATGTATGTCTCAGTGAAGACAGTGTACTTTGGTTTGACCCAGAGCCCCACAAAGTAAAGTATCCAACTGAAAGCAAACCAGCAGTGGAAGAATCATCTAAAGTTCCCACCTTCGTGGTTCCTCCTATTTCTGTCATAAGTGCAGATAGCCCTCCTGAGAGCAATAACATATCTAAAGATAGGGTAAAGGAAATTGAATCAACATCTCCTTTAGTTCATGGAGTCAATACTGATGTGGACTTGAAAAAAAGGTGTGAAAGTCCTTCTTTGGTGGGAAAGGAGGACATCGGCCCTCCTGCTTCGGTTTGTGAGAAGATTACAGATGTCAAAGAGCCTGCTAAGCCATTAGTCATAGGTGTGCCACCAGAATCCATTATATTCAGCCAGTCGGACACAACAGATGTGTCCTCTAGTGACACCTTAATGAAAAAGACACCACCACTCATCTCCTGCTTAGAGCAAGAAAAACCACAGAAAGAGTCTCAGACCACTGTAGAGCCTCAATCCTTTGTGGATCAACTCCAGAAAGACAAATCCGCCATTGAGAAGCTTACCCTTGCAGGCCCAGAGCAACCCATGTTGAGTCCCACAACACTGCGGAGGTTTGCAGCCAAGGGTCTTTCCGGTCTGGAGGCTCCAGTCCTAATGGCGGTCCCTGCCATTCAGGTGGACAATTTCCCATCAGGAGAGGAGCAGGCTGAAGAGGTAACAGGGGGAGAGAGCCCACCAGCCGTCCCATCCTGCGAGACTAGTCCCCGGCTGAGAAGGAAGGACAGCCCAACCCTCATCCCCTCTGCCACCCCTGAGGAGCTGGCCTCAGGGGCTCGCCGCAAAATCTTCCTGGCCAAATCGAAAGGGGAGGTGAGTGAGGGGGCCGAGAAGGAGGAGTTGCAGAAGAGGAGGACGCTCtcccaggagcaggagcagcctTACATGTCACCAAACCAGTCTAGGAAGTCAGCGTTCCTCCAGACCAGCACGGGACAACAGACCCCACCTACTGAGAGACGCTCTCCCCACCTCAACCGCAAGAAGGCCACCCTGGAGGTACCCAAGCGTCCTGAAGAGCTGGTGGAAGAGACAGACTCCACTAAGACAGATGACAAGCCAGCAGAGAAGGAGACCCTAAACCCTTTTAAAG CTCCTCAGGTTATAAGAAAGATTAGGGGAGAGCCCTTCCCAGATGCCGTAGGACACCTGAAGCTGTGGTGCCAGTTCTTCAATGTGCTCAGTGACTCCACGATCAAGTGGTACAGAGATGAAGTGGAGATTGCAGAGGTTAAACGGAG tgcGGGAGACGAGAGTCAGGTGGCACTTGCCATCGTTCAGACATCAAGCAGAGACTGTGGTGTGTATACCTGCTCCATAAAGAATGAGTATGGGACAGACACAACCGACTTCTTACTCAGCGCAGACA TATTGTCCAATTTTCTTCTGAGGGAGGACTTAGAAg TGGGAGAGGAGATTGAGATGACCCCAATGATCTTTGCCAAAGGACTGGCAGACCCTgggtactggggagacaagtttTTTGGGCGCATCATGATACAGGAAGCGCATATTGGGGAGGGGTGCGCCCACAAGGCCTGCAGGGTGAAGGTCATCTACGGCTTGGAGCCTGTCTTTGAATCCGGCAGCAGCTGCATCATAAAAGTGCGGAACCCCATCGCCTATAGCTCCAAAGATGAGATTAGTCTGGCTGAAATAAACCTGGAGACCACCAAAAAG GAGTGTAAACTCCAGAACACAGCTCGTGAGTACTGCAAAGTCTTCGCTGCTGAGGCTCGGGCGATCGAGAACTTCGGCACAGCACTGGA AATGCTTCCTCGCTACCTGATGTATAGGCCAGCCAACACGGTCCCATATGCCACAGTAGAAGTTGATGTCCCAGGGGTCTTCCAGAAGTACTGCACAATGGACGCTACAGGAGGGTTGATCATGAGGAGCGCGTCGGAGGTGGAGCAGAAATGCTGTGCCTTCCAGCACTGGATCCACCAGTGGACCAATGGCAATCTGCTGGTCACTCAGCTGGAAG GCATTGGGATGAGGATCACTAACACTGGAGTTGCCACAAAGTTAAAAGG GTACCAGGGTCTTCCAGACAGCTGGAACCCACAGGTGTTTGAGCAGTTTGCAGTGCAGCACCAGTGCAACTACTACTGCGGTCTCCTGGGCCTGAGGACGCTGAAGCCCATAGACTCCCAGCCTCAGCCTGCCAAGATCAAGGGATCCAGGAGCCCCCTGCTCAACCGGAGGGCAGGTCCGAGCTCCAGCCCCCAGCTGCCGAAGAAAGGGGTGCACAGCCCGCAGTCCACCCGCAAGGCCGCCTCCAGCCCCAAGGTGACCAGGAAGTCCGAGTCAGGGGACAATGGCAAAACCACGGCCAAACCCAAAACCGCGGAGGGTCCCAAAGCTGTCGGGACAAGGTAG
- the LOC135255329 gene encoding alpha-protein kinase 3-like isoform X1 — protein MSSRRPMTRAFSANGRLGSINEDDMPPPSGRPDSRNYLLNVRPENSYTSHRYSCYKPSRSTLCSVMAQLTEETQPSFDTTLKSKAVSEDSNVKFSCEISGYPVPELTWYKDDMQLDRYCGLPKYEIFRNGKVHTLHIYNCTIEDAAIYQASARNSKGIVSCSGVLEVGDMNEFKIHQQFFNKLKQKADSKRKELEESRRRERGKENVQATVPGQPHTLTPERPPRKRRSPSEPGLRVPPVPRVREPEAEARTQAEARLHDGAREEGTEQPKAAVEIPNGFPADARVTPISDLTKEAEQENGNQDLTYIYETVEIVTTTRRPTKEPLATKRPKISNGVAGGEVSSGTVQGQESKKDEREEGGMSLAQYLAESSKSQECENKQDSEQEVMEVDVAVSPEKEKVAQTAPLEEVHSDAQKPASKQPEPPNSQGSLSSVFFSIRDMFFGSKNNDAIKTADDAPQQNHVTTAEKEPPSVPLQPDPKTHGRGLDGQAEDFKTPVGEIIQMDTKEQVEPPSGALREAPPGLPISTSPALVVEEPGEMAGVAAHLLHRPAGGQMQAEEAGGALEAPHVPAVPLVSEVAEDHMQTEWNLGSSVQDMVTPLRELDKVPGVFTSAVGQATTDVGETDTLHDHDQTDPSEPPCSVQPHSRGSGEISMDTKADQQKLGPQNIGGPDGTAEYKDSPTVNTDAVKEGVSHAKTNVVESEDGISQVNSSDLVQDNVEMREKESPLSTAQKMEVETIPEKQEKWRKDVTDKLITVQPMTVELKLPDVSQLEETMTVVPEVNIPLPRIPDVTVTPHLTPPNPECIVPELPQEETVICVPKTYILESPTEHTSVHEKSGPQLLATLDIASVESDPASIIENIRKQEVLSTQQISQQDQEQTVPKEKAAQKNIDKTENETSIPVINVCLSEDSVLWFDPEPHKVKYPTESKPAVEESSKVPTFVVPPISVISADSPPESNNISKDRVKEIESTSPLVHGVNTDVDLKKRCESPSLVGKEDIGPPASVCEKITDVKEPAKPLVIGVPPESIIFSQSDTTDVSSSDTLMKKTPPLISCLEQEKPQKESQTTVEPQSFVDQLQKDKSAIEKLTLAGPEQPMLSPTTLRRFAAKGLSGLEAPVLMAVPAIQVDNFPSGEEQAEEVTGGESPPAVPSCETSPRLRRKDSPTLIPSATPEELASGARRKIFLAKSKGEVSEGAEKEELQKRRTLSQEQEQPYMSPNQSRKSAFLQTSTGQQTPPTERRSPHLNRKKATLEVPKRPEELVEETDSTKTDDKPAEKETLNPFKAPQVIRKIRGEPFPDAVGHLKLWCQFFNVLSDSTIKWYRDEVEIAEVKRSAGDESQVALAIVQTSSRDCGVYTCSIKNEYGTDTTDFLLSADILSNFLLREDLEVGEEIEMTPMIFAKGLADPGYWGDKFFGRIMIQEAHIGEGCAHKACRVKVIYGLEPVFESGSSCIIKVRNPIAYSSKDEISLAEINLETTKKECKLQNTAREYCKVFAAEARAIENFGTALEMLPRYLMYRPANTVPYATVEVDVPGVFQKYCTMDATGGLIMRSASEVEQKCCAFQHWIHQWTNGNLLVTQLEGIGMRITNTGVATKLKGYQGLPDSWNPQVFEQFAVQHQCNYYCGLLGLRTLKPIDSQPQPAKIKGSRSPLLNRRAGPSSSPQLPKKGVHSPQSTRKAASSPKVTRKSESGDNGKTTAKPKTAEGPKAVGTR, from the exons CTGCACGATCGAAGACGCGGCCATCTACCAGGCATCGGCCCGGAACAGCAAAGGGATTGTCTCCTGCTCCGGCGTGCTGGAGGTCGGCGATATGAACGAGTTTAAGATCCACCAGCAGTTCTTCAACAAGCTCAAGCAGAAGGCCGACAGCAAGcggaaggagctggaggagagccgGCGACGGGAGAGGGGCAAGGAGAACGTGCAGGCCACGGTCCCGGGGCAGCCGCACACCCTCACCCCCGAGCGCCCTCCCAGGAAGCGCAGGTCACCCAGCGAGCCGGGACTCCGGGTGCCTCCTGTCCCGCGGGTCAGGGAGCCTGAGGCCGAGGCGCGCACTCAGGCCGAGGCACGGCTGCACGACGGGGCTAGGGAGGAGGGGACGGAGCAGCCTAAGGCTGCCGTGGAGATACCCAACGGGTTCCCCGCCGACGCCAGGGTGACGCCCATCTCAGACCTGACAAAGGAGGCGGAGCAAGAGAACGGCAACCAGGACCTCACGTACATCTATGAGACGGTGGAGATAGTCACCACCACCAGGCGCCCAACCAAGGAGCCCTTAGCCACAAAGAGACCAAAGATATCTAACGGGGTGGCAGGTGGGGAGGTTAGCAGTGGAACCGTACAGGGGCAGGAAAGCAAGAAGGATGagcgggaggagggaggaatgAGCCTAGCGCAGTATCTTGCGGAGTCCTCGAAGTCACAGGAATGCGAGAATAAGCAGGACTCAGAACAGGAGGTGATGGAAGTAGATGTCGCAGTGTCTCCTGAGAAAGAGAAGGTCGCTCAGACAGCACCCCTGGAAGAGGTACATTCAGATGCCCAGAAACCTGCAAGTAAGCAACCAGAGCCTCCTAATAGCCAAGGATCCCTTTCCTCAGTCTTCTTCTCTATCAGAGACATGTTCTTTGGGAGTAAGAACAATGATGCAATCAAAACAGCCGATGATGCCCCACAACAAAACCATGTTACCACCGCGGAGAAAGAGCCGCCTTCTGTCCCATTACAACCTGACCCTAAAACGCATGGGCGGGGACTGGACGGCCAGGCTGAGGACTTTAAAACACCTGTAGGGGAAATAATACAGATGGATACCAAGGAGCAGGTGGAGCCTCCCTCAGGAGCCCTGAGGGAGGCTCCACCTGGGCTCCCAATTTCCACGAGCCCTGCTCTGGTGGTTGAGGAACCCGGGGAGATGGCCGGGGTTGCAGCCCACCTCCTGCACAGACCAGCTGGGGGCCAGATGCAGGCAGAGGAAGCGGGCGGTGCTTTGGAGGCTCCACATGTACCTGCAGTGCCACTGGTTTCTGAG GTTGCAGAAGACCATATGCAGACAGAGTGGAATTTAGGATCTTCTGTACAGGACATGGTCACACCCCTACGTGAGCTGGACAAAGTGCCAGGAGTGTTTACATCTGCTGTGGGGCAGGCCACAACAGATGTAGGTGAAACGGATACCCTACATGATCATGACCAGACTGACCCAAGTGAGCCGCCATGCAGTGTGCAGCCCCATTCCAGGGGATCAGGTGAAATCTCCATGGATACCAAGGCTGATCAACAGAAATTGGGCCCCCAAAACATAGGAGGCCCGGATGGCACGGCAGAGTATAAAGATTCACCCACAGTCAACACGGATGCAGTAAAAGAAGGGGTCAGTCATGCAAAGACGAATGTGGTAGAAAGTGAAGATGGTATATCCCAGGTGAATTCCTCTGACTTGGTGCAGGATAATGTTGAaatgagggagaaagaaagtCCACTGAGCACAGCTCAGAAAATGGAAGTCGAGACAATTCCAGAGAAGCAAGAGAAATGGAGGAAGGATGTCACTGATAAACTAATCACTGTCCAACCAATGACTGTAGAATTAAAGCTTCCAGATGTTTCACAACTAGAAGAAACAATGACAGTTGTGCCAGAAGTGAATATTCCACTGCCCAGAATCCCTGATGTTACTGTTACACCACATCTCACACCTCCCAATCCAGAATGCATTGTTCCAGAATTGCCACAAGAAGAAACAGTAATTTGTGTCCCAAAGACATATATTTTGGAATCACCAACTGAACACACATCTGTTCATGAAAAATCTGGTCCACAGCTGCTCGCAACTTTGGACATAGCCAGTGTGGAAAGTGATCCAGCTTCCATCATAGAGAACATCAGGAAACAAGAGGTACTTTCAACGCAGCAGATTTCACAGCAAGATCAAGAACAGACAGTGCCCAAGGAAAAGGCTGCTCAGAAGAATATTGacaagacagaaaatgaaacttCTATCCCAGTTATTAATGTATGTCTCAGTGAAGACAGTGTACTTTGGTTTGACCCAGAGCCCCACAAAGTAAAGTATCCAACTGAAAGCAAACCAGCAGTGGAAGAATCATCTAAAGTTCCCACCTTCGTGGTTCCTCCTATTTCTGTCATAAGTGCAGATAGCCCTCCTGAGAGCAATAACATATCTAAAGATAGGGTAAAGGAAATTGAATCAACATCTCCTTTAGTTCATGGAGTCAATACTGATGTGGACTTGAAAAAAAGGTGTGAAAGTCCTTCTTTGGTGGGAAAGGAGGACATCGGCCCTCCTGCTTCGGTTTGTGAGAAGATTACAGATGTCAAAGAGCCTGCTAAGCCATTAGTCATAGGTGTGCCACCAGAATCCATTATATTCAGCCAGTCGGACACAACAGATGTGTCCTCTAGTGACACCTTAATGAAAAAGACACCACCACTCATCTCCTGCTTAGAGCAAGAAAAACCACAGAAAGAGTCTCAGACCACTGTAGAGCCTCAATCCTTTGTGGATCAACTCCAGAAAGACAAATCCGCCATTGAGAAGCTTACCCTTGCAGGCCCAGAGCAACCCATGTTGAGTCCCACAACACTGCGGAGGTTTGCAGCCAAGGGTCTTTCCGGTCTGGAGGCTCCAGTCCTAATGGCGGTCCCTGCCATTCAGGTGGACAATTTCCCATCAGGAGAGGAGCAGGCTGAAGAGGTAACAGGGGGAGAGAGCCCACCAGCCGTCCCATCCTGCGAGACTAGTCCCCGGCTGAGAAGGAAGGACAGCCCAACCCTCATCCCCTCTGCCACCCCTGAGGAGCTGGCCTCAGGGGCTCGCCGCAAAATCTTCCTGGCCAAATCGAAAGGGGAGGTGAGTGAGGGGGCCGAGAAGGAGGAGTTGCAGAAGAGGAGGACGCTCtcccaggagcaggagcagcctTACATGTCACCAAACCAGTCTAGGAAGTCAGCGTTCCTCCAGACCAGCACGGGACAACAGACCCCACCTACTGAGAGACGCTCTCCCCACCTCAACCGCAAGAAGGCCACCCTGGAGGTACCCAAGCGTCCTGAAGAGCTGGTGGAAGAGACAGACTCCACTAAGACAGATGACAAGCCAGCAGAGAAGGAGACCCTAAACCCTTTTAAAG CTCCTCAGGTTATAAGAAAGATTAGGGGAGAGCCCTTCCCAGATGCCGTAGGACACCTGAAGCTGTGGTGCCAGTTCTTCAATGTGCTCAGTGACTCCACGATCAAGTGGTACAGAGATGAAGTGGAGATTGCAGAGGTTAAACGGAG tgcGGGAGACGAGAGTCAGGTGGCACTTGCCATCGTTCAGACATCAAGCAGAGACTGTGGTGTGTATACCTGCTCCATAAAGAATGAGTATGGGACAGACACAACCGACTTCTTACTCAGCGCAGACA TATTGTCCAATTTTCTTCTGAGGGAGGACTTAGAAg TGGGAGAGGAGATTGAGATGACCCCAATGATCTTTGCCAAAGGACTGGCAGACCCTgggtactggggagacaagtttTTTGGGCGCATCATGATACAGGAAGCGCATATTGGGGAGGGGTGCGCCCACAAGGCCTGCAGGGTGAAGGTCATCTACGGCTTGGAGCCTGTCTTTGAATCCGGCAGCAGCTGCATCATAAAAGTGCGGAACCCCATCGCCTATAGCTCCAAAGATGAGATTAGTCTGGCTGAAATAAACCTGGAGACCACCAAAAAG GAGTGTAAACTCCAGAACACAGCTCGTGAGTACTGCAAAGTCTTCGCTGCTGAGGCTCGGGCGATCGAGAACTTCGGCACAGCACTGGA AATGCTTCCTCGCTACCTGATGTATAGGCCAGCCAACACGGTCCCATATGCCACAGTAGAAGTTGATGTCCCAGGGGTCTTCCAGAAGTACTGCACAATGGACGCTACAGGAGGGTTGATCATGAGGAGCGCGTCGGAGGTGGAGCAGAAATGCTGTGCCTTCCAGCACTGGATCCACCAGTGGACCAATGGCAATCTGCTGGTCACTCAGCTGGAAG GCATTGGGATGAGGATCACTAACACTGGAGTTGCCACAAAGTTAAAAGG GTACCAGGGTCTTCCAGACAGCTGGAACCCACAGGTGTTTGAGCAGTTTGCAGTGCAGCACCAGTGCAACTACTACTGCGGTCTCCTGGGCCTGAGGACGCTGAAGCCCATAGACTCCCAGCCTCAGCCTGCCAAGATCAAGGGATCCAGGAGCCCCCTGCTCAACCGGAGGGCAGGTCCGAGCTCCAGCCCCCAGCTGCCGAAGAAAGGGGTGCACAGCCCGCAGTCCACCCGCAAGGCCGCCTCCAGCCCCAAGGTGACCAGGAAGTCCGAGTCAGGGGACAATGGCAAAACCACGGCCAAACCCAAAACCGCGGAGGGTCCCAAAGCTGTCGGGACAAGGTAG